One Cryptococcus neoformans var. neoformans B-3501A chromosome 10, whole genome shotgun sequence DNA window includes the following coding sequences:
- a CDS encoding hypothetical protein (HMMPfam hit to RNase_PH, 3' exoribonuclease family, domain 1, score: 72.3, E(): 1.3e-18), with product MSTFDRRRIPAPEISIPPVYEPLPNDAQAGPSTRTDRTDQESRPIFLKTGLISQAHGSGYIEAGGVKIACSVYGPRPKPPPYSPQGTLNLEVKFAPFASDPRRAPLRDTEPLPLSNLLTQLLLPTLHLHLLPKSSIDVYLLVLESDTLTNVLSAGLTVASAAVADAGIEMAGLGVGGVVASVGGDEKQGRRRVVIDPSLEEEKESDVKVMVGTMPALGKVTNIWLTGEAEVDDACNMIEQVIEASKETHSVLAEALVEGAGERGIAAA from the exons ATGTCCACTTTTGACCGCCGTCGTATCCCAGCACCCGAAATATCCATCCCTCCTGTCTATGAACCTCTTCCCAACGATGCTCAAGCAGGTCCGTCCACCCGGACAGACAGAACTGACCAGGAGTCAAGACCGATAT TCTTAAAGACGGGATTGATCAGTCAGGCGCATGGTAGTGGATATATCGAAGCTGGGGGTGTCAAGATTGCTTGTTCCGT GTACGGCCCTAGACCCAAACCTCCTCCATACTCTCCTCAAGGTACCCTCAACCTTGAAGTAAAATTTGCCCCATTTGCCTCAGACCCTCGCCGTGCGCCTTTACGC GATACCGAACCACTTCCCTTATCCAACCTCCTAACCCAGCTCCTACTCCCTAcactccacctccacctcctccccaaaTCATCCATCGACGTCTACCTCCTTGTCCTGGAATCTGATACCCTCACCAACGTTCTCTCTGCAGGGCTGACTGTCGCTTCGGCAGCGGTGGCTGATGCTGGGATTGAGATGGCCGGTTTGGGTGTGGGAGGAGTAGTAGCCAGCGTCGGAGGGGATGAGAAGCAAGGCAGGAGAAGGGTGGTGATTGATCCGAgtctggaagaggagaaggaaagtgATGTTAAAGTTATGGTTGGGACGATGCCAGCGTTGGGCAAGGTGACAAACATATGGCTGACTGGAGAGGCCGAAGTGGATGATGCTTGTAAT ATGATTGAACAGGTCATCGAGGCTTCTAAAGAAACACACAGCGTCCTCGCCGAGGCTTTGGTCGAAGGAGCCGGAGAACGAGGTATAGCAGCTGCATAG
- a CDS encoding hypothetical protein (HMMPfam hit to LSM, LSM domain, score: 61.0, E(): 3.2e-15), producing MVTLLHYRLKVTLNDGRSLVGQMLAYDKHMNFVLAECEEFRTVKGKKAKASSNEPAPTTQQKRTLGLVILRGETIVSVSVEGPPPVQKEEPSLIPGPGKGMAAGRGMPLGAGAPGAMAARPMAYARPPPGFPAGVPGLPPGMPPGFPPAGGLPPGMPPAGMPPGFRPPGFPGAPAGMPPGFPPAGQMPPGFRPPQ from the exons ATGGTGACCTTGCTTCACTACAGACTCAAGGTTACCCT TAACGATGGTCGATCTCTTGTCGGTCAAATGTTGGCATATGACAAGCACATGAACTTTGTGCTTGCCGAGTGTGAAGAATTTAGGACTGTCAAG ggaaagaaggccaaggccTCCTCCAACGAGCCCGCTCCCACGACACAACAAAAACGAACTCTTGGTCTTGTCATTCTCCGAGGTGAAACTATTGTCTCCGTCTCTGTGGAAGGTCCTCCTCCAGTGCAAAAAGAGGAGCCCAGTTTGATTCCTGGTCCTGGTAAGGGTATGGCCGCTGGAAGAGGGATGCCCCTTGGTGCTG GTGCCCCCGGCGCGATGGCTGCCCGACCGATGGCGTATGCTCGACCCCCTCCTGGATTCCCTGCCGGAGTCCCCGGTCTTCCCCCCGGAATGCCCCCAGGATTCCCTCCCGCAGGTGGATTGCCACCTGGAATGCCTCCCGCCGG TATGCCTCCTGGATTCCGACCGCCTGGATTCCCTGGTGCGCCCGCGGGGATGCCACCTGGGTTCCCTCCTGCTGGTCAGATGCCTCCTGG GTTCCGTCCTCCACAATAG
- a CDS encoding hypothetical protein (HMMPfam hit to Fungal_trans, Fungal specific transcription factor domain, score: 64.4, E(): 3.1e-16), translating into MISADIPPGEGSTSILPSSESMHPPALPIKRTSAAEPGKAGGKAGKGDKEKSGRQSFSCAECRRLKLKCSREWPCTSCEKRGCAQICPNGEMRTGKGKRLILADTAELHERISLLEVALSQSHAKNSSTPHPLLESPYLFSPREPRSYGRNNSKTSTGFGNEPGAEDELLQGAFGTLTIGQEGQATFVGSFAGSEYLREGEGSGDELTGSETGPGVLGGGNARGHNATEQRRQALATPPSTAEGRWSGNEEYSNLPGLGLHSSLFARGEIKLDKLRDELPDYDREGRALVTSYWENVNWQYQPIPRAMFENDHILNAYDTESSPNAHKLACVFLVMALGSMFDLNRPPFHPRGEQLFMLGRACISVVGIEQASPATVQAMHLMGTYILNDKRGNGGEVFWPILGTAVKIAQSLGLHRDGEHYGLSQYEVEERRQVWWEIVSYDRLQALCFGRPCSTSYKWSDTKIPEVPELIGDETGFHRAKYGLMHLMERVIDVQTQVDPVSLTVVSQLDSDLREYKKNLPELLLPNVAIVDLPLDPNVHPHLVIHRFGIRLQIAQMRLLLNRPLFARALKDAPDDPSHSKFGSSFVALFENAQEIVHLVKALVIYHPSLVARWWFFWFHAFSSAVCLAAIAIRAPQCAFASPSFHAMSIVCDISAAAREGCRAKKGLPILLRLRKRAHEALIAASRTKNKVVADGSGEEDDLSHLVGSAKLRRVQAPLRGPSASSSNGTGVAVGIGRTGGVDGTPSPNSGGSIATASTLVDNGFYDAAVPAFAGDQTTPLTASSYPASSYPLMTSSSWESEVPLSGYIPNHLISISGTGPGAGTNRNTWLNASNSSPSTNISVSPEYDGQVGVDMDMSMALGMNMGMAMGGGLGMPGKHFQGDEGGGQMRHQDGMGGQNAEMGGQDGDMFGFNFEAFVNQMGGAV; encoded by the exons ATGATCTCAGCAGATATACCACCCGGAGAAGGGTCGACTTCCATTTTACCATCCTCCGAATCGATGCACCCTCCTGCATTACCAATCAAGAGGACGTCTGCCGCAGAGCCAGGCAAAGCTGGAGGTAAAGCTGGCAAAGGggataaggagaagagtgggaGGCAGAGCTTTAGTTGTGCTGAATGTCGGCG GCTGAAGCTGAAATGTTCCAGGGAATGGCCTTGTACATCTT gtgagaagagagggtgTGCTCAGATTTGTCCCAATGGAGAAATGAGGACTGGTAAGGGCAAGAG ACTCATTTTGGCTGATACGGCCGAG TTACATGAACGCATCTCCCTACTGGAAGTCGCTCTTTCCCAATCTCACGCCAAAAACAGTTCGACCCCACATCCCCTCCTTGAATCCCCATACCTTTTTTCCCCACGCGAACCTCGTTCATACGGCCGTAATAATTCCAAAACCTCTACCGGCTTCGGTAACGAGCCAGGGGCGGAGGATGAACTTCTCCAAGGAGCTTTTGGCACATTGACTATAGgtcaagaaggacaagCGACATTTGTAGGTAGTTTTGCTGGGAGTGAGTAtttgagagaaggagaagggtcgGGAGATGAATTAACTGGATCTGAGACGGGTCCAGGGGTACTTGGGGGGGGGAACGCCCGCGGGCACAATGCAACCGAGCAGAGGAGGCAGGCTTTGGCTACCCCACCCTCAACAGCAGAAGGTCGATGGTCTGGGAATGAGGAGTACAGTAATCTCCCTGGTTTGGGATTGCATTCGTCCTTGTTTGCACGTGGGGAAATCAAGTTAGACAAGTTAAGAGATGAATTACCGGATTACGACAGAGAAGGGAGGGCTTTGGTGACGAGTTACTGGGAGAATGTGAACTGGCA ATATCAACCTATTCCAAGAGCGATGTTCGAGAATGACCATATTCTCAACGCTTACGACACTGAATCATCACCGAACGCACACAAACTGGCCTGTGTATTTCTCGTCATGGCCCTCGGATCAATGTTCGACCTCAATCGACCCCCAT TCCACCCGAGGGGAGAGCAGCTCTTCATGTTGGGCCGCGCATGTATCAGCGTGGTAGGCATAGAACAGGCTAGCCCTGCAACTGTGCAGGCTATGCACTTGATGGGTACTTACATCCTCAATGATAAAC GTGGGAACGGTGGTGAAGTGTTTTGGCCTATACTCGGTACGGCTGTGAAAATTGCTCAGAGT CTTGGTCTTCATCGTGACGGAGAACACTATGGCCTGTCCCAGTACGAGGTTGAAGAACGACGTCAGGTTTGGTGGGAAATTGTGTCGTACGACAGGTTGCAAGCTCTATGCTTTGGTCG ACCTTGTTCGACAAGTTACAAATGGTCAGATACAAAGATTCCAGAAGTGCCTGAACTTATTGGAGATGAAACTGGAT TCCATCGTGCAAAATATGGGTTAATGCACCTGATGGAACGGGTCATCGACGTG CAAACACAAGTGGACCCTGTGTCCTTGACAGTTGTCTCTCAGCTAGACTCTGACCTCCGAGAAT acaagaagaatcTTCCAGAACTTCTTCTGCCAAACGTCGCAATCGTTGACCTCCCACTTGATCCCAACGTCCACCCTCATCTCGTCATCCACCGCTTTGGCATCCGTCTTCAGATCGCCCAGATGCGACTTTTACTCAATCGACCCCTTTTCGCACGCGCCCTGAAAGATGCGCCTGACGACCCATCACACTCCAAATTCGGGTCGAGCTTTGTTGCATTGTTTGAGAATGCACAGGAGATTGTACATCTCGTCAAAGCGCTGGTAATTTACCACCCATCATTGGTGGCTAGGTGGTGGTTCTTCTGGTTCCATGCGTTTTCATCTGCTGTTTGCCT TGCCGCTATTGCCATCCGAGCACCTCAATGTGCCTTTGCCAGCCCTTCATTCCACGCCATGTCCATTGTTTGCGACATCTCCGCCGCTGCAAGGGAAGGATGTCGTGCCAAAAAGGGTTTACCTATCCTGTTACGCCTCCGTAAACGTGCGCACGAAGCGCTCATTGCCGCATCCCGCACCAAGAACAAGGTTGTTGCCGATGGTTCtggtgaggaggatgatttGAGCCACCTCGTAGGATCAGCCAAGCTGAGGCGGGTGCAAGCACCGTTAAGAGGGCCGTCGGCGTCAAGCTCGAATGGGACGGGAGTTGCTGTAGGGATCGGAAGGACGGGAGGCGTGGATGGCACTCCATCACCCAATTCGGGGGGATCGATTGCGACCGCATCGACATTGGTGGACAATGGTTTCTATGACGCGGCCGTTCCTGCTTTCGCTGGGGACCAAACAACTCCTCTGACGGCTAGCTCCTACCCAGCCAGTTCTTACCCACTCAtgacatcctcctcctgggAGTCTGAAGTTCCCTTGAGTGGATATATTCCcaaccatctcatctctaTTTCTGGTACCGGTCCCGGAGCTGGAACAAACAGGAATACATGGCTAAATGCAtccaactcttctccatcaaccAATATTTCAGTCAGCCCGGAATACGACGGACAAGTGGGAGTCGATATGGATATGTCCATGGCGCTTGGTATGAATATGGGCATGGCGATGGGTGGGGGTTTGGGCATGCCTGGAAAGCATTTCCAAGGTGACGAAGGCGGGGGTCAGATGAGGCACCAGGATGGGATGGGGGGGCAGAATGCGGAGATGGGGGGTCAGGATGGAGATATGTTTGGGTTTAACTTTGAGGCTTTCGTTAATCAGATGGGCGGAGCAGTTTAG